Proteins encoded within one genomic window of Hahella chejuensis KCTC 2396:
- a CDS encoding tetratricopeptide repeat protein, which produces MKRDKNLSEAWLSFNQLDYEKATRNLKSALDSAPSAEGHALLALCLIPQNRILAARVEAQRGVAEDRRSAFCHYAAAAASEAGKHYDAARRHIELALELEPQTSAYQIASLRLDRLQQGSDILEPLKTLLSERPNDLAVIYALAECYCDSSEWEQAYLYAGRALRLEATSQRALMLMARVCIQLHKYDEARGHIFWVLGANKDNAEAMELLSQIETRDKPVWRGFRMFYKKLQYHGFDALVLAYSVLIFFAVAFGLTSPELFGVSESQSIDKRPFVIAFGGLVAPLVFYGAMGHFCKRKEKCWIEKLTPLI; this is translated from the coding sequence ATGAAACGGGATAAAAACCTCAGTGAAGCGTGGCTTAGCTTTAATCAGCTCGACTATGAAAAGGCCACGCGGAACCTGAAAAGTGCGCTTGACTCGGCTCCGTCGGCTGAGGGACATGCATTGCTGGCGTTATGTCTTATTCCGCAAAACCGGATATTGGCGGCGCGAGTGGAAGCCCAGCGTGGCGTGGCGGAAGATCGTCGCAGCGCATTTTGCCATTACGCCGCTGCCGCCGCTTCTGAAGCTGGCAAACACTATGACGCCGCTCGCAGGCATATTGAACTGGCTTTGGAATTAGAGCCGCAAACTAGCGCCTATCAAATCGCTTCACTTCGGCTGGATCGCCTGCAGCAGGGATCAGATATCCTGGAGCCGTTGAAGACGCTCTTGTCTGAGCGTCCCAATGATTTGGCTGTCATTTACGCCCTGGCGGAGTGCTATTGCGACAGTTCAGAATGGGAGCAAGCGTATCTCTATGCCGGGCGCGCGTTACGTTTGGAGGCGACTAGTCAGCGAGCGCTGATGTTGATGGCGCGAGTTTGCATTCAGTTGCATAAGTATGACGAAGCGCGAGGCCATATATTCTGGGTGCTTGGCGCGAATAAAGATAATGCCGAGGCTATGGAGCTGCTAAGCCAGATTGAGACCAGAGATAAACCGGTATGGCGAGGTTTCAGGATGTTTTACAAGAAACTGCAATACCATGGTTTCGACGCGCTGGTGCTGGCGTATAGCGTTCTGATCTTTTTCGCGGTCGCCTTTGGACTAACTTCCCCTGAGCTCTTTGGCGTAAGTGAGAGCCAATCTATTGATAAACGTCCTTTTGTCATCGCGTTTGGAGGTTTGGTGGCGCCGCTCGTATTTTACGGCGCTATGGGGCATTTCTGTAAGCGGAAAGAAAAATGTTGGATAGAGAAGCTGACTCCTTTGATTTAA
- a CDS encoding peptidoglycan-binding protein, whose amino-acid sequence MMVDTVRDNVSVSSIVREAPATEQPARFKELTEIACARPLETLSSEQLRELQIALHRLGYPVGEIDGLYGPKTRSAWAEFKIDVFPGNPTLVGPQSLAELIRRATECYESVRYDFSSTSSVKQAICGECRKQGIGLPQQIAYVLATVQWETAQTFEPVKEAFWLSEEWRKHNLRYYPYYGRGYVQLTWENNYRKYQQLLGAPLVQDPDLAMQPEIALFVLTHGFMTGAFTGHKISDYINENKKDFINARRCINGRDRAHEIAEIARAYLASGEVNGRG is encoded by the coding sequence ATGATGGTTGATACAGTCCGTGACAACGTCAGCGTTTCTTCTATTGTTCGGGAGGCGCCCGCCACCGAACAACCAGCCAGGTTCAAAGAACTCACTGAAATCGCCTGCGCCAGGCCACTGGAAACACTCAGCTCTGAACAACTACGCGAATTACAAATCGCATTGCATCGGCTGGGATACCCCGTCGGCGAGATCGACGGCCTCTATGGCCCCAAGACCCGCAGCGCCTGGGCCGAATTCAAAATTGACGTGTTTCCCGGCAATCCAACGCTGGTCGGCCCCCAATCTCTGGCGGAACTGATCCGGCGGGCGACAGAGTGCTATGAATCCGTACGCTATGATTTTTCCAGCACGTCCAGCGTTAAACAGGCCATTTGTGGCGAGTGCAGAAAGCAGGGCATCGGGCTGCCACAACAAATCGCCTACGTGCTGGCGACGGTTCAGTGGGAAACGGCGCAAACCTTTGAACCAGTCAAAGAAGCGTTTTGGCTAAGTGAGGAATGGAGAAAGCACAACCTGCGCTATTATCCTTACTACGGGCGCGGCTATGTGCAGCTCACCTGGGAGAACAACTACCGGAAATATCAGCAGCTCCTGGGTGCGCCGCTGGTGCAAGACCCCGACCTCGCCATGCAGCCGGAAATCGCACTGTTTGTGCTAACGCATGGCTTCATGACCGGCGCCTTCACCGGCCACAAAATTTCGGATTACATCAACGAAAACAAAAAGGACTTTATTAACGCCCGCCGCTGCATCAACGGGCGCGACCGCGCCCATGAAATAGCGGAAATAGCAAGGGCTTATCTGGCTAGTGGAGAAGTAAACGGCCGCGGATGA
- a CDS encoding phosphoribosyltransferase, whose amino-acid sequence MELPIKNRTTAGRMLAQSLISYRSRNNLLILALPRGGAPVAREIASALAAPLDLLLVRKLGAPMYPELAMGAIASGGAIVMNDDVVNIHHISEDDIAIVREREEKELRRRDLAYRGDRPMPEIKGRCVIVVDDGMATGATMKAGVAALRGMQPERIVVAIPVAPRDTVTELKAMVDEVVCLDTPEPFYAIGGCYTDFGQTSDKEVTDILQAAWAQEATNADEEPHSLEKTSWTEYCRQFSHEHHGWLVSFREEEPAAKQRHREMKFQNLPLQSLDYDEHDDVFQLSVLDTGKPHEISIFCPKRLAEAPHGASSALLQIDTGEGGSILLGFSETYAVAKAR is encoded by the coding sequence ATGGAACTCCCGATCAAAAACCGTACTACCGCCGGCCGGATGCTGGCGCAGTCCCTTATTTCCTACCGCTCCCGCAATAACCTGCTTATATTGGCCCTACCCAGAGGCGGCGCGCCTGTGGCCCGGGAAATCGCTTCCGCCCTGGCGGCGCCGCTGGACCTGCTTCTGGTGCGAAAGCTGGGCGCGCCCATGTATCCGGAATTGGCGATGGGAGCCATCGCCAGCGGCGGCGCAATTGTCATGAACGACGATGTCGTGAACATCCACCATATCAGTGAAGATGATATCGCCATTGTCAGAGAGAGGGAGGAGAAGGAGCTGCGGCGCAGAGACCTGGCGTATCGCGGCGACAGGCCCATGCCGGAGATTAAAGGCCGTTGCGTGATAGTTGTGGATGATGGGATGGCCACCGGCGCGACTATGAAAGCGGGCGTCGCAGCGCTGCGGGGAATGCAGCCTGAACGTATCGTGGTGGCCATCCCTGTGGCGCCCAGGGATACGGTGACGGAATTAAAAGCGATGGTCGATGAAGTCGTGTGCCTGGACACGCCTGAGCCGTTCTACGCGATTGGCGGTTGTTATACGGACTTTGGACAGACGTCAGATAAGGAAGTGACGGACATTCTGCAGGCCGCCTGGGCGCAGGAAGCGACAAACGCCGATGAAGAGCCTCATTCCCTGGAGAAAACCAGCTGGACCGAATACTGCCGGCAATTCAGCCATGAGCATCATGGCTGGTTAGTGTCTTTTCGCGAGGAAGAACCGGCGGCGAAGCAGCGACATAGAGAAATGAAGTTTCAGAATTTGCCGCTGCAGAGTCTGGATTATGACGAACATGACGATGTCTTTCAGCTCAGTGTGCTCGATACTGGCAAGCCACATGAGATCTCCATTTTTTGCCCCAAGCGTCTGGCTGAAGCGCCCCATGGCGCGAGCAGCGCATTACTGCAGATCGATACCGGTGAGGGCGGCAGCATACTGTTGGGCTTCAGCGAAACCTATGCCGTCGCCAAAGCGAGGTAG
- a CDS encoding MauE/DoxX family redox-associated membrane protein — MNSKMNSKPVFQTRENERGAHLSDYQPLLALLAVSALAALAASLPEPFSGMVWMHYFMGFFLCIFAMLKLFHPKAFANGFEMYDLLAKRFRGYAYVYPYIELGLGLAYLSFTAPYLTYVLTIIVLSFGAAGVLSALRKGLDINCPCMGTVLDVPLSTVTLTEDLGMAAMALMLILMRSGVI; from the coding sequence ATGAATAGCAAGATGAACAGTAAGCCGGTTTTTCAGACACGCGAGAACGAGCGCGGCGCGCATCTCTCCGACTATCAGCCCCTGCTGGCTTTGCTCGCCGTGTCCGCTCTCGCCGCGCTGGCCGCGTCACTGCCCGAACCTTTCAGCGGAATGGTCTGGATGCATTACTTTATGGGATTTTTCCTGTGTATTTTCGCCATGCTCAAGTTGTTCCACCCCAAAGCCTTCGCCAATGGCTTTGAAATGTACGATCTGCTGGCCAAACGGTTTCGCGGCTATGCTTACGTTTATCCTTATATCGAGCTTGGGTTGGGACTGGCGTATTTATCCTTCACAGCGCCTTATCTGACATATGTTCTGACGATTATCGTCTTGTCTTTTGGGGCCGCTGGCGTGCTCTCCGCTTTGCGCAAGGGGCTGGACATTAACTGCCCCTGTATGGGCACCGTGCTGGATGTTCCCCTGAGCACAGTGACGTTAACGGAGGATCTGGGCATGGCGGCCATGGCGTTAATGCTCATCCTGATGCGCAGCGGCGTGATTTAA
- a CDS encoding MgtC/SapB family protein produces MDAFLTEYQGQLWVLMHVCIALVLGGAIGFEREMKKRPAGFRTHMLVAATAALFTDLATLLTSSIDANLTSTVNADPTRVIVAIATGISFLGAGTIFRSEDGVTGLTTAATLLMASALGVAAALEQYVLAVGLTIIVLIVLSALGCLSNRLTDNGDGP; encoded by the coding sequence ATGGACGCTTTTCTTACCGAATATCAAGGGCAGTTGTGGGTGCTGATGCATGTCTGCATCGCCCTTGTCCTGGGCGGAGCCATCGGCTTTGAGCGGGAAATGAAAAAGCGCCCCGCCGGGTTTCGCACCCATATGCTGGTGGCCGCCACCGCCGCGCTGTTTACGGATCTGGCGACGTTACTGACGTCATCCATAGACGCCAATCTCACCTCCACGGTCAATGCGGACCCAACCAGAGTGATTGTCGCCATCGCCACCGGCATCAGTTTTCTCGGCGCCGGCACTATCTTCCGCAGCGAGGATGGCGTCACCGGCCTCACCACCGCCGCAACATTGCTGATGGCCAGCGCATTGGGCGTAGCGGCGGCGCTGGAGCAATATGTGCTGGCCGTCGGCCTGACCATTATTGTGCTAATTGTTCTAAGTGCCTTGGGATGTCTCAGCAATCGCCTGACGGACAATGGCGACGGCCCCTGA
- the cydB gene encoding cytochrome d ubiquinol oxidase subunit II, producing MDFALIYLLLIAVGVLMYVLLDGFSLGVGILSPWLSKADDRAIAIKSLSHLWDSNQTWLVFGGVVLFAGFPKAYATVLSQLYLPIILMLIALIFRGVAFEFYFKSHTSRGWWDFSFSFGSTLATLSQGIVLGSLVQGFSLEPQPSEQIAWFTPFSLMTAVALVCGYALLGSCWLVRKSSGRLQVSVRRLGIISLFAVMFFLALVSVWMLLAQPQVFQRWLTWPTGLLLAPVPLLSAYVGLRLWQMLRSGEGNDLKPLGLAMALFGLAFIGLAAGMFPYIIPGQLTIWEAIAPERSTSFTLIGIVLFLPIVIAYNIYNYRVFSGKTNTQDGY from the coding sequence ATGGACTTTGCGCTTATCTACCTGTTACTCATCGCCGTCGGCGTTCTGATGTACGTATTGCTGGACGGCTTTTCCCTTGGCGTAGGCATCCTCTCGCCCTGGCTTAGCAAAGCGGATGACCGCGCTATCGCCATAAAAAGCCTCTCCCATCTCTGGGACAGCAACCAGACTTGGCTGGTGTTCGGCGGCGTCGTGCTGTTCGCAGGATTTCCCAAAGCTTACGCAACCGTGCTGTCGCAGCTTTACCTGCCGATAATCCTGATGCTGATCGCGCTGATTTTTCGCGGCGTGGCGTTTGAGTTTTACTTTAAATCTCACACCAGTCGCGGTTGGTGGGACTTCAGTTTCAGCTTCGGCTCCACGTTGGCGACGTTGAGTCAGGGCATTGTTCTCGGCTCTTTGGTGCAGGGCTTTTCTCTCGAGCCCCAACCTTCCGAGCAGATCGCCTGGTTTACGCCTTTTTCTTTGATGACCGCCGTCGCCCTGGTCTGCGGCTACGCCCTGCTCGGCAGTTGCTGGCTGGTGCGCAAGAGCTCGGGTCGTCTGCAGGTATCCGTGAGGCGCCTGGGCATCATCAGTCTGTTCGCCGTTATGTTCTTCCTGGCGCTGGTCAGCGTCTGGATGTTGCTCGCCCAGCCCCAGGTATTCCAGCGCTGGCTGACCTGGCCCACTGGCCTGCTGCTGGCGCCCGTGCCTTTGCTGAGCGCCTATGTGGGGCTCCGTCTGTGGCAGATGCTGCGCAGCGGCGAAGGCAACGACCTGAAGCCTTTAGGACTGGCCATGGCGCTGTTCGGGCTAGCCTTTATTGGCCTGGCGGCCGGTATGTTCCCCTACATCATTCCTGGCCAACTCACCATCTGGGAGGCTATCGCTCCTGAGCGCAGCACCAGCTTCACTCTAATAGGGATTGTGCTGTTCCTTCCCATTGTCATCGCTTACAACATCTACAACTACCGGGTGTTCAGCGGAAAAACCAACACACAGGATGGCTACTGA
- a CDS encoding cytochrome ubiquinol oxidase subunit I has product MPDPALLSRFQFAFTISYHIIFPTITIGLSLYLALMEGLWLKTRRQVYLQQARFWQKPFAITFGMGVVSGVVLSYEFGTNFSRFSEIVGPVLSPLLTYEVLTAFFLEAGFLGIMLFGWKKVSPRVHFMATCVVCVGTMISAFWILAANSWMHTPAGYEIVDGVFHPTDWWAVIFNPSFPYRLTHMLLASFLSASLLFAGVNAIYLLRKQHTEFAKSGFSISMWAILVLAPLQILAGDMHGLNVHEHQPVKVAAMEAVWETEQGAGFRLFALPNQKEAKNDFEIVIPKAASLILTHDINGEIAGLDQVAPENRPPVAVVFFSFRIMLALGGLMLLLGVLGFWARRKGRLFDHRLLLNFSRLMIPAGVIATLAGWYVVEVGRQPWLVQGLVRTMDVTSPLPASQVMSTLILFVAVYSLLFGVYLYFMRKLIRQGPPDVTGAAQDEDLPTTLNPAH; this is encoded by the coding sequence ATGCCTGATCCCGCGTTACTGTCACGCTTCCAGTTCGCATTCACGATTAGTTATCACATCATATTTCCCACTATCACCATCGGGCTGTCGCTGTATCTGGCGCTGATGGAAGGACTCTGGCTCAAGACTCGTCGCCAGGTATACCTGCAACAGGCGCGCTTCTGGCAGAAACCTTTCGCCATCACCTTCGGCATGGGCGTCGTCTCCGGCGTCGTGCTTTCTTATGAATTTGGAACCAACTTCAGTCGCTTTTCAGAGATAGTCGGGCCCGTTTTGAGTCCCCTGCTGACCTATGAAGTGCTCACAGCTTTCTTTCTGGAAGCAGGCTTCCTCGGCATCATGTTGTTCGGTTGGAAGAAAGTCTCGCCTCGCGTGCATTTCATGGCTACCTGCGTGGTCTGCGTCGGCACCATGATTTCCGCCTTCTGGATTCTGGCGGCCAACTCCTGGATGCACACCCCGGCTGGCTATGAAATCGTTGACGGCGTATTCCATCCGACAGACTGGTGGGCAGTGATCTTCAACCCTTCTTTCCCCTATCGACTGACTCATATGCTGCTGGCCAGTTTTCTGTCTGCGTCGCTGTTGTTCGCCGGCGTCAATGCGATCTATCTGTTGCGGAAGCAGCATACCGAGTTCGCCAAAAGCGGCTTTTCCATCTCCATGTGGGCGATTCTGGTTCTGGCGCCGCTGCAGATTCTGGCGGGGGACATGCACGGTCTGAATGTGCATGAGCACCAGCCAGTAAAAGTGGCCGCCATGGAAGCGGTATGGGAAACCGAACAGGGCGCGGGGTTCCGCCTGTTCGCGCTACCCAACCAAAAGGAAGCCAAGAATGATTTCGAGATCGTTATTCCCAAGGCCGCCAGCCTGATTCTGACTCATGACATCAACGGCGAAATCGCCGGACTGGATCAAGTGGCGCCGGAAAACCGGCCGCCCGTCGCCGTGGTGTTCTTTTCCTTCCGCATCATGCTGGCGCTGGGTGGGCTAATGCTATTGCTGGGCGTATTGGGCTTTTGGGCCCGCCGCAAGGGCCGTCTGTTCGATCACCGCCTGCTGCTGAACTTCTCTCGCCTGATGATTCCCGCGGGGGTCATCGCCACCCTGGCGGGCTGGTACGTGGTCGAGGTCGGTCGTCAGCCCTGGCTGGTGCAGGGACTGGTGCGCACCATGGATGTGACGTCGCCGCTGCCGGCCTCGCAAGTCATGTCTACGCTGATTCTGTTTGTCGCAGTGTACTCCCTGCTGTTCGGCGTCTATCTGTACTTCATGCGCAAGTTGATCCGCCAGGGTCCCCCTGACGTCACCGGCGCAGCTCAGGACGAAGATCTGCCCACTACGCTAAATCCCGCACATTAA
- a CDS encoding sensor histidine kinase, translating to MNTIQLFSVSMWTTVLSAGGVSLWLWSRRRQEPALRALSGFCLSMAIWCFGHILVLQDHQAVGTLILLGNPLMPTAFLHFVLLWLGDPLDLPQQLRKLAPLFYFTAVAVVLASWVTGGGYISPWMQFEGFFHLAFTGWLNLAYTVAIGVVGHLLLLMAFRRSKGNLRRSITAMFITGGWGFTLSTSFIFPSLDINLFPYAMLALPSYAVLVVYSVVRYRLVEVNRWVNQAVIWLALLATSMLAMSLILALLAPLGLEELAQAPLSQLVVYSGILLVFAWLAYGPAKEFADRLVYPGAVLDKSTLDQWVTRLNAVRGWGELRQTAEQLWLRKSGVAASVNIDGRFDYPQGPVFVCEKREQWDCRLQGWEDVAPSHQRLAEFMAKLLPSACATLERSLLLAEAERKRLEQQHLVELGGLTAAIAHELRNPLNIITMAAAQTDPRIREHISKQVERAELLIKDVLTYAGQIRLELKPTNLYALTAATVAQIRQLHGVEIALQAPEEVWLSVDPQRLQQVLINLLDNAAAFVRQIPLGRILVAVTHDEHGVLIAIHNNGPAVPEAMKPRLFQAFVSKRAGGSGLGLAIVRRIVDAHRGEVWHSDEEGWPVSFMIRLPLEQNEKETA from the coding sequence ATGAATACGATTCAGCTTTTTTCCGTTTCCATGTGGACCACGGTGTTGTCCGCCGGTGGCGTCTCACTGTGGCTGTGGTCGCGGCGTCGGCAAGAGCCCGCGCTGAGGGCATTGTCCGGGTTTTGCCTGTCGATGGCAATCTGGTGTTTTGGCCATATCCTGGTGCTTCAGGACCATCAAGCGGTGGGGACGCTGATCCTGCTGGGCAACCCATTAATGCCGACTGCTTTCCTCCATTTTGTTCTGCTATGGCTGGGCGATCCCCTGGATCTCCCGCAACAGCTTCGTAAACTCGCCCCCTTGTTCTACTTCACTGCAGTGGCGGTTGTGTTGGCCAGCTGGGTGACGGGCGGCGGCTACATTTCTCCCTGGATGCAGTTTGAGGGCTTTTTTCATCTGGCTTTCACCGGCTGGTTGAATCTGGCGTACACCGTTGCGATTGGCGTTGTCGGGCATTTGCTTTTGCTGATGGCGTTCCGGCGCAGCAAAGGTAATCTTAGACGCTCCATTACCGCAATGTTTATCACTGGCGGCTGGGGATTCACCCTTTCCACCAGTTTTATTTTCCCTTCGCTGGATATCAACCTGTTCCCCTACGCGATGCTGGCGCTGCCCAGTTACGCCGTGCTGGTGGTATACAGCGTGGTGCGCTATCGCCTGGTGGAGGTGAATCGCTGGGTGAATCAGGCGGTGATCTGGCTGGCGTTGCTCGCCACCAGTATGCTGGCCATGTCGCTGATTCTGGCGCTGCTGGCGCCCCTGGGACTGGAGGAACTGGCGCAGGCGCCGCTGAGTCAGCTGGTGGTTTACTCCGGTATCTTGCTGGTGTTCGCCTGGTTGGCGTACGGGCCCGCCAAAGAGTTCGCCGACCGTCTGGTGTATCCGGGGGCGGTGCTGGATAAGTCTACGTTGGATCAATGGGTCACCCGTCTCAATGCGGTAAGAGGCTGGGGAGAGCTGCGCCAGACGGCGGAGCAGCTTTGGTTGAGAAAGAGTGGTGTGGCCGCCAGTGTGAATATCGACGGTCGTTTCGATTACCCACAGGGACCTGTGTTCGTCTGCGAAAAGCGGGAGCAGTGGGATTGCCGCTTGCAGGGCTGGGAGGACGTAGCGCCGTCTCATCAGCGTCTGGCGGAATTTATGGCGAAACTGTTGCCGTCCGCCTGTGCGACTTTGGAGCGTTCATTGTTGTTGGCTGAAGCGGAGCGCAAACGTTTGGAGCAACAACACTTGGTGGAGCTGGGCGGCCTGACGGCGGCGATTGCTCACGAACTTCGCAACCCTCTGAATATCATCACCATGGCGGCGGCGCAGACCGATCCACGCATCCGCGAGCATATTTCCAAGCAGGTGGAGCGGGCGGAGCTGTTGATCAAGGACGTACTCACCTACGCGGGCCAGATTCGCCTGGAGCTGAAGCCGACCAACCTGTATGCACTGACGGCCGCCACCGTGGCGCAGATTCGGCAACTGCACGGGGTGGAAATAGCACTGCAGGCTCCTGAAGAAGTCTGGCTATCCGTTGATCCACAACGTCTGCAGCAAGTGTTGATCAACCTGTTGGATAACGCCGCCGCCTTTGTCAGGCAAATACCGCTGGGCCGGATTCTGGTGGCGGTGACGCATGATGAGCATGGCGTCTTGATAGCGATTCATAACAACGGACCGGCGGTGCCTGAAGCGATGAAGCCGCGCCTGTTTCAGGCCTTTGTCAGCAAAAGAGCGGGCGGGAGCGGATTAGGATTGGCGATAGTCCGACGCATCGTCGACGCTCACCGTGGCGAGGTCTGGCATAGCGATGAAGAAGGGTGGCCGGTTAGCTTCATGATTCGCCTTCCTCTGGAACAGAATGAAAAGGAAACAGCATGA
- a CDS encoding sigma-54-dependent transcriptional regulator, which yields MSAAKILIVDDESAFCELCALWLEQAGYEVSSCGDAESARRLFNEQDFDLVLQDLALPPTFLPEEGLQLIALYADTPVVVLTGHDEKELAIKAMQAGAWDFIGKPVDPDMLRVVAQRAIERRRLAKEVERLRRVVGRPPESDDLGLIGASASMDALRELVRRIAPTDVPVLIQGPSGTGKEVIAQALHRLSQRSGEAFISVHCGAIPGELLESELFGYKKGAFTGADKDRKGLLFMADKGTLFLDEIGEMPLPMQVKLLRVLQEGCYYPVGSREVEHIDVRLVSATNRNLPKAVEEGSFRDDLYYRIKGLTLMTPPLQERRSDIPLLVRHFLQGMARKSGRELQVDGETMRWFCAHPWPGAVRELKNTLESAAAICMGDVLTMQEVNLISGTASVPTAQIKGDTLDEQVSSLEIHLIQQALSEQQGNKTRAAAQLGLTRQGLLKKMARYGVGG from the coding sequence ATGAGCGCAGCGAAAATTTTAATAGTGGATGATGAAAGCGCCTTTTGCGAGCTGTGCGCATTATGGCTTGAGCAAGCGGGATACGAGGTCAGCAGTTGCGGCGACGCAGAGTCGGCGCGACGCCTGTTCAATGAGCAGGACTTTGACCTGGTATTGCAGGACCTGGCGTTGCCGCCGACCTTCCTGCCGGAAGAGGGACTGCAACTGATCGCACTGTACGCGGACACCCCGGTGGTGGTGTTGACGGGGCACGACGAAAAGGAACTGGCGATTAAGGCGATGCAGGCGGGCGCCTGGGATTTTATCGGCAAGCCTGTCGATCCGGATATGTTGCGGGTGGTGGCGCAACGCGCCATCGAGCGGCGACGTCTGGCGAAGGAAGTGGAGCGCCTGCGGCGGGTGGTGGGGCGTCCCCCGGAGTCCGATGATTTGGGTTTGATCGGCGCCAGCGCGAGCATGGACGCCCTGCGCGAATTAGTCCGCCGTATCGCCCCCACCGACGTGCCGGTATTGATTCAGGGCCCCAGCGGTACCGGTAAAGAAGTGATCGCCCAGGCGTTGCACCGTCTGAGCCAGCGTTCGGGAGAGGCGTTTATTTCCGTCCACTGCGGCGCCATTCCAGGCGAACTGCTGGAAAGTGAACTTTTCGGCTATAAAAAAGGCGCGTTCACCGGCGCGGACAAAGATCGCAAGGGATTGTTGTTCATGGCGGATAAAGGCACTTTGTTTCTCGACGAAATAGGGGAAATGCCCCTGCCCATGCAGGTGAAACTGCTGCGGGTGCTGCAGGAAGGATGTTATTACCCGGTTGGCAGTCGGGAAGTGGAACATATTGATGTGCGTCTGGTCAGCGCCACTAACCGGAACCTGCCTAAAGCGGTTGAGGAGGGTAGTTTCCGTGACGATCTGTACTATCGGATCAAGGGGCTCACCTTGATGACGCCTCCACTACAGGAGCGGCGCTCGGATATTCCGCTGCTGGTGCGCCACTTTTTGCAAGGCATGGCGCGTAAGAGCGGGCGCGAGTTACAGGTGGACGGCGAAACCATGCGCTGGTTCTGCGCGCACCCCTGGCCCGGCGCCGTACGGGAGCTGAAAAACACCCTGGAAAGCGCCGCCGCTATTTGCATGGGAGACGTGCTGACCATGCAGGAAGTCAACCTGATCAGCGGAACCGCCTCCGTCCCGACAGCGCAAATCAAAGGCGACACGCTGGACGAACAAGTCAGTTCACTGGAGATCCACCTGATCCAACAGGCCCTGAGCGAACAGCAAGGCAACAAAACCCGCGCCGCCGCGCAATTAGGGCTTACAAGACAGGGGTTGCTGAAGAAAATGGCGAGATATGGGGTGGGGGGCTGA